A DNA window from Hevea brasiliensis isolate MT/VB/25A 57/8 chromosome 2, ASM3005281v1, whole genome shotgun sequence contains the following coding sequences:
- the LOC131172900 gene encoding uncharacterized protein LOC131172900, whose translation MAYEVNGDVPGASEIWFLDSSCSSHMTGMKSVFKELDESQKIRVTLGDVNPLQVEGKDTIAINTSNENGISRGLTAPYTPVQNIVAEQKNYTIVEMARSLLQARGLPNDF comes from the exons ATGGCTTATGAAGTTAATGGTGATGTACCAGGTGCAAGTGAAATCTGGTTCCTAGACAGCAGTTGTTCAAGTCATATGACGGGTATGAAATCAGTGTTCAAAGAGCTTGATGAGTCTCAAAAGATAAGAGTTACACTTGGAGATGTTAATCCACTTCAAGTTGAAGGAAAAGACACAATTGCAATCAATACTAGTAATG aaaatggCATAAGCAGGGGTTTGACTGCACCATACACACCAGTGCAAAACATTGTAGCTGAACAAAAGAACTACACTATTGTAGAAATGGCAAGAAGCTTGTTGCAAGCAAGGGGGTTGCCAAATGATTTCTAG